One region of Bartonella alsatica genomic DNA includes:
- the infB gene encoding translation initiation factor IF-2, with the protein MSENSNDKITVKRTLTLKRSVLETSTVKQNFSHGRTKAVVVETKRRKITRPDEKAEVQQPITKPHVAPQRSKPKFEEAKPNKPVAKSNLSSTEMEARFRALEEAHIQEKITREQAEEEAKREREREESFQQSIQETEIHQKEKNPPEQTPSLSSTLSFIEPIDITIAPKNTTVIEKRKVDEDKEEDDRYNRRANLAKSEVRAPKVVKGADERRRGKLTLNTALDEEGNARGRSMAAMRRRQEKFKRAQNQEPREKISREVVLPETITIQELAQRMTERSVDVIKFLMKQGQMMKPGDVIDADVAELIAVEFGHTVKRVLESDIEEGIFNIADNPQKMQSRPPVVTIMGHVDHGKTSLLDAIRKANVVSGEAGGITQHIGAYQVEQSGQKITFIDTPGHAAFTAMRARGARVTDIAVLVVAADDSVMPQTIESINHAKAAGVPIIVAINKIDKPAANAQKVRTELLQHEVFVETMGGETLEVEVSAKTGQNLDKLLEAILLQAEILDLKADSQRTAEGVVIEAKLDRGRGSVATVLVQKGTLHPSDIIVAGNEWGRVRALIDDRGCHVKEAVPSTPIEILGMQGTPQAGDRFAVVSHEAKAREIAEYRQRLARDKAVARQTGSRGSLEQMMTKLQTTGIKEFPLIIKGDVQGSIEAIASALEKLGNEEVRARIVHSGAGGITESDISLAEASNSAVIGFNVRANKQARDCAKTQGIEIRYYNIIYDLVDDIKAAMSGLLSPEQRETFLGNAEILEVFNITKVGKVAGCRVTEGKIERGVGVRLIRDNIVIHEGKLKTLKRFKDEVNEVQSGQECGIAFENYEDIRAGDIIETFRIEHINRTL; encoded by the coding sequence ATGAGTGAAAATAGCAATGACAAAATAACAGTCAAGAGGACATTAACCCTAAAGCGGTCAGTCTTAGAAACGAGTACGGTCAAACAAAATTTTAGCCATGGCCGTACGAAGGCTGTAGTTGTCGAAACTAAACGGCGCAAAATTACGCGACCTGATGAAAAAGCTGAAGTACAACAGCCAATTACCAAACCACATGTGGCTCCCCAACGTTCTAAACCAAAATTCGAAGAAGCAAAGCCGAATAAACCCGTCGCTAAAAGTAATCTTTCATCCACTGAAATGGAAGCGAGGTTTCGTGCATTAGAAGAAGCACATATCCAAGAAAAAATAACGCGTGAACAAGCTGAAGAAGAAGCAAAACGTGAAAGAGAACGTGAAGAAAGTTTTCAGCAGTCAATTCAAGAAACAGAAATACATCAAAAAGAAAAAAATCCACCAGAACAAACTCCCTCTCTTAGCTCTACTCTCTCCTTCATAGAACCAATAGATATCACTATCGCGCCTAAAAATACAACTGTGATTGAAAAACGCAAAGTAGATGAAGATAAAGAAGAAGACGATCGATACAACCGACGTGCTAATCTCGCTAAATCAGAAGTGCGTGCACCAAAAGTTGTAAAAGGTGCTGATGAACGACGTCGTGGAAAGCTAACCCTTAATACTGCTCTGGATGAAGAAGGTAATGCACGTGGGCGCTCAATGGCCGCAATGCGCCGCAGGCAAGAGAAATTTAAACGTGCACAAAATCAAGAGCCAAGAGAAAAAATTTCCCGTGAAGTTGTTCTTCCCGAAACCATTACAATTCAAGAACTTGCGCAGCGTATGACTGAGCGTTCCGTTGATGTCATTAAATTTCTGATGAAACAAGGGCAAATGATGAAACCCGGTGATGTTATTGATGCAGACGTTGCTGAACTCATCGCCGTTGAATTTGGTCACACTGTTAAACGTGTTTTAGAATCTGACATAGAAGAAGGCATCTTTAATATTGCTGATAATCCCCAAAAAATGCAATCACGTCCACCAGTTGTAACAATTATGGGACATGTCGATCATGGGAAAACTTCTTTGCTCGATGCTATTCGAAAAGCGAATGTTGTTTCTGGTGAAGCAGGTGGTATTACACAACATATTGGTGCTTATCAAGTAGAGCAGAGTGGTCAAAAGATTACCTTTATTGATACTCCTGGACATGCTGCCTTCACAGCTATGCGTGCTCGTGGAGCTCGCGTTACCGATATTGCCGTTCTTGTTGTAGCCGCTGATGATAGTGTTATGCCACAAACGATTGAATCAATCAATCATGCTAAAGCTGCTGGTGTGCCCATTATTGTTGCTATTAACAAAATTGATAAACCAGCTGCTAATGCACAAAAGGTGCGTACAGAGCTTTTACAACACGAGGTGTTTGTTGAGACTATGGGTGGAGAGACTTTAGAAGTCGAAGTTTCTGCGAAAACTGGACAAAATCTTGATAAACTACTCGAAGCTATTCTCCTTCAAGCTGAAATTCTTGATCTGAAAGCAGACTCCCAAAGAACCGCAGAAGGTGTTGTCATTGAAGCAAAACTGGATCGAGGACGTGGATCTGTTGCAACAGTTCTTGTTCAGAAAGGTACATTGCATCCTTCTGATATTATTGTCGCCGGCAATGAATGGGGACGCGTGCGTGCTTTGATTGATGACCGTGGTTGTCATGTCAAAGAAGCAGTTCCTTCTACACCCATCGAAATTTTAGGTATGCAAGGGACACCACAAGCTGGGGACCGTTTTGCTGTTGTCAGTCATGAAGCAAAAGCACGCGAAATTGCTGAATATCGTCAGCGATTAGCGCGTGATAAAGCTGTAGCCCGACAAACGGGTTCTCGTGGTTCTCTTGAACAAATGATGACAAAACTACAAACCACCGGCATTAAAGAATTTCCCCTTATTATTAAAGGAGATGTACAAGGATCAATTGAAGCAATCGCTTCAGCATTGGAAAAACTAGGAAACGAAGAAGTGCGTGCACGCATTGTACATTCTGGTGCTGGAGGTATCACTGAAAGTGATATTTCTCTTGCTGAAGCTTCTAACTCTGCTGTGATTGGCTTTAATGTTCGGGCTAATAAACAGGCACGCGATTGTGCAAAAACACAAGGAATTGAAATTCGCTATTATAATATCATCTACGACCTTGTTGATGATATTAAAGCTGCCATGTCAGGATTACTTTCACCAGAACAGCGTGAAACTTTCCTTGGTAATGCTGAAATTTTAGAGGTTTTTAACATTACAAAAGTCGGAAAAGTTGCGGGTTGCCGTGTTACAGAAGGTAAGATAGAACGAGGCGTTGGTGTTCGCCTTATCCGCGATAATATTGTCATTCATGAAGGAAAACTTAAAACACTCAAACGCTTCAAAGATGAAGTCAATGAAGTACAAAGCGGACAAGAATGTGGAATAGCATTCGAAAATTACGAAGACATACGCGCAGGGGATATTATTGAAACCTTTCGTATCGAACATATTAATCGTACATTATAA
- a CDS encoding RNA-binding protein translates to MNERTCIVTRKNAPAKTLIRFVIGPNNQIVPDLKSNLPGRGVWVSARHSTIEAAIKQKAFHKSFKTDVEVAPNLAHIVDTLLLKAALASLSLARKAGTIVMGTTKVDAAIRSGQVILVLHAKETTEDGKRKIAQAIHKTQQQTNRNIKTISLFTSDEMRVAFGANPVMHAALLDTKAAEGFLNTIHKLLAYRDEKHSKLGEVTVQAVKEVQ, encoded by the coding sequence ATGAATGAACGGACCTGCATTGTGACCAGAAAAAATGCTCCAGCAAAAACGTTGATCCGTTTTGTTATTGGTCCCAATAATCAAATTGTCCCTGATCTTAAATCTAATTTGCCAGGACGCGGTGTTTGGGTTTCTGCTCGTCATTCTACCATTGAAGCAGCAATCAAACAAAAAGCTTTTCACAAAAGTTTTAAAACAGATGTTGAGGTTGCACCAAATCTTGCGCATATTGTTGATACACTTTTGCTAAAAGCTGCTCTTGCAAGCCTTTCGTTGGCACGAAAAGCAGGTACCATTGTCATGGGAACAACAAAAGTTGATGCTGCTATTCGCTCTGGTCAAGTTATTCTTGTCCTTCATGCTAAGGAAACTACAGAAGATGGAAAACGAAAAATCGCACAAGCCATCCATAAAACACAACAACAAACAAATCGGAATATAAAAACCATATCTTTATTTACAAGTGATGAAATGCGAGTGGCTTTTGGTGCTAATCCGGTAATGCATGCAGCCTTATTGGATACCAAAGCTGCTGAAGGATTTCTGAACACAATACATAAATTGCTCGCCTATCGTGATGAAAAGCATAGCAAGCTCGGTGAGGTAACGGTTCAAGCCGTGAAGGAAGTACAATGA
- the nusA gene encoding transcription termination factor NusA codes for MATSANRLEILQIADAVAREKSIDREIVISAMADAIQKAARSRYGQETNIRAEINSKTGEIKLQRLLKIVDVVEDYTSEITLSDALKHQKNAKIGDFFADLLPPMDFGRIAAQSAKQVIVQKVRDAERDQQYEEFKNKIGEIVSGTVKRVEYGNVIVDLGRGEAIVRRDELIPRESFRYGDRIRAFVNDVHRESRGPQIFLSRTHPQFMVKLFTMEVPEIYDGIIEIKSVARDPGSRAKIAVVSRDGSIDPVGACVGMRGSRVQAVVAELQGEKIDIIPWSPDAATFIVNALQPAEVTKVVLDEDAERIEVIVPDDQLSLAIGRRGQNVRLASQLTGWNIDILTEKEESENRQKEFAERSKLFMESLDVDEMIGQVMASEGFSSIEEIAYIDLEEIASIDGFDHETAAEIQSRAREYLEHKEKELDEKRKKLGVSDELRTLPGMTSAMLVAVGEDGVKTIEDFAGYAVDDLAGWRERKEGQTQNFSGILTPFDITRADAEAMVLAARVQVGWINEADLVKEAPAESKNSAKSAKDEKIDNLNVDAL; via the coding sequence ATGGCTACAAGCGCTAACAGGCTTGAAATTCTGCAAATTGCAGATGCTGTTGCACGTGAAAAATCAATTGACCGTGAAATTGTCATTTCTGCGATGGCTGATGCTATTCAGAAAGCGGCACGTTCTCGTTATGGTCAAGAAACCAATATCCGTGCCGAAATCAATTCTAAAACAGGTGAAATTAAATTACAGCGTCTGCTAAAAATCGTTGATGTCGTCGAAGATTATACAAGTGAAATTACTTTATCTGACGCACTCAAACACCAAAAAAATGCAAAAATTGGTGATTTTTTTGCTGATCTTTTACCTCCTATGGATTTTGGTCGTATCGCAGCACAATCTGCTAAACAAGTTATTGTACAAAAGGTACGCGACGCAGAGCGTGACCAGCAATATGAAGAATTTAAAAATAAAATCGGTGAAATTGTTTCTGGCACAGTAAAACGTGTAGAATATGGCAATGTTATCGTTGATCTAGGTCGTGGTGAAGCTATCGTACGCCGTGATGAATTAATTCCACGTGAATCTTTCCGCTATGGAGATCGTATTCGTGCCTTTGTCAATGATGTGCACCGTGAATCACGAGGTCCACAAATTTTTCTTTCACGTACACACCCCCAATTTATGGTGAAACTTTTTACCATGGAAGTGCCAGAGATCTATGATGGTATTATAGAAATTAAATCGGTTGCCCGTGATCCGGGTTCACGTGCTAAAATTGCTGTTGTCTCACGCGATGGTTCCATTGATCCTGTTGGAGCATGTGTGGGAATGCGAGGAAGCCGCGTACAGGCTGTAGTTGCAGAATTACAAGGTGAAAAAATTGATATTATTCCTTGGTCTCCTGATGCTGCCACATTTATTGTTAATGCACTGCAACCCGCTGAAGTTACTAAAGTTGTACTCGATGAAGATGCAGAACGTATTGAAGTTATTGTGCCTGATGATCAACTTAGCCTTGCTATTGGACGGCGTGGACAAAATGTTCGTCTAGCCTCACAATTAACGGGATGGAATATTGATATTTTAACAGAAAAGGAAGAATCTGAAAATCGTCAAAAAGAATTTGCGGAACGCAGCAAACTTTTTATGGAATCCTTAGATGTTGACGAAATGATTGGACAGGTTATGGCATCAGAAGGTTTTTCTTCTATTGAGGAAATCGCTTATATTGATCTCGAAGAAATCGCCTCCATTGATGGTTTTGATCATGAAACTGCTGCTGAAATTCAAAGCCGTGCGCGCGAATATCTCGAACATAAAGAAAAAGAACTTGATGAAAAACGCAAAAAACTTGGTGTTTCTGACGAATTACGAACATTGCCAGGAATGACAAGTGCCATGTTGGTTGCTGTTGGTGAAGATGGTGTGAAAACAATAGAAGACTTTGCTGGCTATGCAGTCGATGATTTGGCTGGATGGAGAGAACGTAAAGAAGGTCAAACACAAAATTTTTCTGGTATCCTGACCCCATTTGATATTACACGTGCTGATGCAGAAGCTATGGTTTTAGCAGCACGTGTGCAAGTTGGCTGGATAAACGAAGCTGATCTTGTTAAAGAAGCTCCTGCAGAAAGCAAAAATTCTGCAAAATCTGCAAAAGATGAAAAAATAGATAATTTGAATGTGGATGCACTTTAA
- the rimP gene encoding ribosome maturation factor RimP → MKTTWIKYMNETEKISDLDEPRLFEEDGNEARVAALVIPLLKPLGFRLVRVKLLGLNGLTLQIMIERADGSITVEDCETVSRTVSPLLDVQNVIERKYHLEISSPGIDRPLIRKSDFFHWQGHIAKIETKITIDGRRKFRGTLTNITQNGFTLNTDQAAYGESMYISIPFCNITNAHLVLTDELIRDALKKNKSLNQQFIPKDNPNVSKQTSNYKD, encoded by the coding sequence ATGAAAACGACTTGGATAAAATATATGAATGAAACTGAAAAGATAAGCGATCTTGATGAGCCGCGTCTATTTGAAGAAGATGGCAATGAAGCGCGCGTTGCTGCTCTTGTCATACCATTGCTTAAGCCTTTAGGTTTTCGTTTGGTTCGTGTAAAACTTCTTGGTTTAAATGGTTTAACACTTCAGATTATGATTGAACGCGCTGATGGTTCCATAACCGTAGAAGATTGCGAAACTGTTAGTCGGACTGTTTCTCCTCTTCTTGATGTGCAAAATGTTATTGAACGAAAATATCATTTAGAAATTTCATCTCCTGGAATTGATCGTCCATTGATAAGAAAATCTGACTTTTTTCATTGGCAAGGACATATTGCAAAAATTGAAACCAAAATAACAATTGATGGACGTCGAAAATTTCGTGGAACACTTACAAATATTACGCAAAATGGATTTACTTTAAATACCGATCAAGCTGCTTATGGTGAAAGCATGTATATCTCTATTCCCTTTTGTAATATCACAAATGCGCATTTAGTACTTACCGATGAACTTATTCGCGACGCGTTGAAAAAAAATAAAAGTTTAAATCAACAATTCATTCCCAAAGATAATCCTAACGTCTCAAAACAAACGTCAAATTACAAGGATTAA
- a CDS encoding tRNA (guanine(46)-N(7))-methyltransferase TrmB, whose protein sequence is MIDHKTRIHKAFFGRRQGKRLRNRQLVRIKTLLPTLNIDLSTLPPLDLTSLFSSNVREVRLEIGFGGGERLLHEMGYFPQTGFIGIEPFINGMAKMLMSLEQHKQHQNHIRLYDDDATRLLDWLPDASLDGIDLFYPDPWPKKKHWKRRFINIKNLNRFARVLKTGKKFRFASDIDSYVNWTLYHCIQHNHFEWKAEDPKDWKTPYPLWISTRYEAKALRAGRIPAYLTFIKK, encoded by the coding sequence ATGATTGATCATAAAACACGTATCCATAAAGCCTTTTTTGGTCGCCGACAAGGAAAACGTCTACGAAACAGACAACTTGTGCGTATAAAAACGCTTCTTCCAACTCTTAATATTGATTTAAGCACCCTACCACCCTTAGATTTAACATCCTTATTCTCTAGTAATGTAAGAGAAGTCCGTCTCGAAATTGGTTTTGGTGGAGGTGAGCGTTTGCTTCACGAAATGGGATATTTTCCACAAACTGGTTTTATTGGCATCGAGCCCTTTATCAATGGCATGGCAAAAATGTTAATGTCTCTTGAACAGCATAAACAACATCAAAACCATATTCGTCTTTATGATGATGATGCTACACGCCTTCTTGATTGGCTTCCAGATGCATCACTTGATGGAATAGACCTCTTCTATCCTGATCCATGGCCTAAAAAGAAACATTGGAAACGACGTTTTATCAACATAAAAAATCTTAACCGTTTTGCTCGCGTTCTTAAAACAGGGAAAAAATTCCGCTTCGCTAGCGATATAGACAGTTATGTAAACTGGACCCTCTATCATTGCATCCAACATAATCACTTTGAGTGGAAAGCAGAAGACCCCAAAGATTGGAAAACCCCTTATCCGCTATGGATAAGTACTCGCTATGAAGCAAAAGCTCTACGTGCAGGACGGATACCTGCCTACCTTACCTTTATCAAAAAATAA
- the metK gene encoding methionine adenosyltransferase: MPHQDYLFTSESVSEGHPDKICDRISDEIVDMIYKEAQKTGTDPWLVRVACETLVSVNRVVIAGEVRVPDTLLKKDKNREFIYDETGFPLINPTRFRTIARRAIRAIGYEQVGFHWKTVKIDVLLRPQSTDIACGVDNAMDRHGEEGAGDQGIMFGYACRETPDLMPAPIYYAHKILKLLAAARHKKEGETGKLGPDAKSQITIRYKNGKPIEVTSIVLSTQHLDESWDSHKVRTVVEPYIRQALHDIPISAQCSWYINPTGKFVIGGPQSDAGLTGRKIIVDTYGGAAPHGGGAFSGKDTTKVDRSAAYAARYLAKNIVAANLAERCTIQLSYAIGIAQPLSIYLNLHGTGKVDEKILESTIRKIMDLSPTGIRKHLDLNKPIYAKTAAYGHFGRTPERDGSFSWEKTDLIKRLHTMIKYHD; this comes from the coding sequence ATGCCGCATCAAGATTATCTTTTTACGAGTGAGTCGGTATCGGAAGGACATCCTGATAAAATTTGCGATCGTATTTCCGATGAAATCGTTGATATGATTTATAAAGAAGCTCAAAAAACTGGTACAGATCCATGGTTAGTACGAGTCGCTTGTGAAACTCTAGTCAGTGTGAACCGTGTCGTTATCGCCGGTGAAGTGCGTGTTCCTGATACACTCTTAAAAAAAGATAAAAATAGAGAATTTATCTACGATGAAACTGGCTTTCCACTCATTAATCCTACACGTTTTCGTACAATAGCGCGTCGTGCTATTCGTGCAATTGGTTATGAACAAGTAGGTTTCCATTGGAAAACTGTTAAAATTGATGTTCTTTTACGTCCCCAATCAACGGATATTGCCTGCGGAGTTGATAACGCTATGGATCGACATGGTGAAGAAGGTGCAGGTGATCAGGGTATCATGTTTGGATATGCTTGCCGTGAAACACCCGATCTTATGCCTGCACCAATTTATTATGCACATAAAATACTCAAACTTCTTGCTGCAGCGCGCCATAAAAAGGAAGGAGAAACTGGAAAATTAGGGCCAGATGCTAAAAGTCAAATAACTATACGGTATAAAAATGGAAAGCCTATAGAGGTAACATCCATTGTTCTTTCAACACAACATTTAGATGAAAGTTGGGATTCTCATAAAGTACGTACAGTAGTTGAGCCTTATATTCGTCAAGCTTTACATGATATTCCCATTTCTGCTCAATGCAGTTGGTATATTAACCCAACAGGAAAATTTGTCATCGGTGGCCCTCAGAGCGATGCTGGGTTGACGGGGCGCAAAATTATCGTTGACACTTATGGAGGAGCAGCACCCCATGGAGGAGGTGCTTTTTCAGGTAAAGATACGACAAAAGTTGATCGCTCTGCAGCTTATGCCGCACGTTATCTTGCTAAGAATATTGTTGCAGCTAATTTAGCGGAACGATGCACCATTCAACTCTCCTATGCAATAGGTATTGCACAGCCTTTATCTATTTATCTTAATCTCCATGGAACAGGAAAAGTTGATGAAAAAATTCTTGAATCAACTATTCGCAAAATAATGGATCTTTCACCAACTGGAATCCGAAAACATCTTGATCTTAATAAACCTATTTATGCAAAAACAGCCGCCTATGGACATTTTGGACGGACACCAGAACGTGACGGTTCATTTTCATGGGAAAAAACTGATCTGATTAAAAGGCTACATACAATGATTAAATACCATGATTGA
- a CDS encoding helix-turn-helix domain-containing protein, with translation MTETKKKPDPIDIYVGTRIRLRRNILGLTQEKLGEKLGVTFQQIQKYEKGTNRIGASRLQAIAEIMDVPVSYFFDKGISTQHIEGFAESDNDFMDFCSSNEGIQLMRAFTNISDAKIRRKIIDLAKALSEEDMTNKL, from the coding sequence ATGACCGAGACTAAAAAAAAACCCGATCCTATAGATATCTATGTTGGAACCCGTATTCGTTTACGTCGTAATATTTTAGGACTTACCCAAGAGAAACTGGGTGAGAAATTAGGCGTTACTTTCCAGCAAATCCAAAAATATGAAAAAGGTACAAATCGTATTGGAGCAAGTCGTCTTCAAGCAATTGCAGAAATTATGGATGTTCCTGTTTCTTATTTTTTTGATAAGGGTATTAGTACGCAACATATAGAAGGCTTCGCTGAAAGCGACAATGATTTTATGGACTTTTGCTCCAGTAATGAAGGAATCCAGCTGATGCGTGCCTTTACGAATATATCCGACGCTAAAATCCGTCGAAAAATCATTGACTTGGCAAAAGCCCTTTCTGAAGAAGATATGACAAACAAGCTATAA
- the lnt gene encoding apolipoprotein N-acyltransferase, translating into MRILRAMLSLKNSQMSLRNFTLFLFSTTGWKRQMWVFLCGAFTSFALPPFYLTPLCFLTFPVFIILLDSIRVIQNNRKRFLTYALSCGIFGFSYFICSLWWLCNALFTDPVSFGWAVPFAILGPPFYLSLYWFFSGFIVGLLWTKGIARFFVLAFALGLAEWLRALLFTGFPWNALGYTAMPTPIFMQTDAIVGLYGMNILAVLVYSLPTVLLTDEKKKAALSLCLSLILAHSGFGFYRLNTTQNTANSQKSSYWVRIVQPSIPQNIKLSNTTREAIFEAHMSLSATPTADHNPEPDFIVWPEASIPYLLYDNSSTTMRIASLLKPKQWAIIGAIRAEHDSLNAEMQYFNTIAVINNKGNILNTSDKLHLVPFGEYLPYQNLLKKIGLHTLADNIGGYSAANVRKIVTMPNGFSYLPLICYEVIFPNELTFKGSPFQAIINVTNDAWFGVTPGPYQHLQQAQLRAVELGIPLIRAANNGISAVIDSYGRIVVALQQNAVGIIDSPIPSPITPIGSNEYRIFSTFILFILMLLCCIGFGSTKHPE; encoded by the coding sequence ATGAGAATTTTGAGAGCCATGCTATCCCTGAAAAATAGCCAAATGTCTTTAAGAAATTTCACACTTTTTTTGTTTTCTACCACCGGCTGGAAGCGGCAAATGTGGGTGTTTCTTTGTGGTGCTTTTACTTCTTTTGCTCTTCCACCCTTTTATTTAACACCTCTCTGTTTTTTGACCTTTCCCGTTTTTATTATTTTACTTGATTCAATACGTGTTATCCAAAATAATAGAAAGCGTTTTCTCACCTATGCTCTAAGCTGTGGAATATTTGGCTTTAGTTATTTTATTTGTAGCCTTTGGTGGCTGTGCAATGCTTTATTCACCGATCCAGTTTCTTTTGGTTGGGCAGTGCCATTTGCCATTTTAGGTCCTCCCTTCTACCTTTCCCTTTATTGGTTTTTTTCTGGATTCATTGTCGGTTTATTATGGACAAAAGGAATAGCACGTTTCTTTGTTTTGGCCTTTGCGCTAGGATTAGCAGAGTGGTTACGCGCACTTTTATTCACCGGTTTTCCATGGAATGCTCTTGGTTATACAGCTATGCCAACCCCGATATTTATGCAAACTGATGCAATCGTGGGACTTTACGGAATGAATATTCTTGCTGTCTTAGTCTACAGTTTACCAACTGTTTTATTAACGGATGAAAAAAAGAAAGCCGCACTATCTCTTTGCTTATCGCTTATATTAGCTCATAGTGGTTTTGGTTTTTACCGCCTTAATACCACACAGAACACAGCAAATAGCCAAAAAAGTAGTTATTGGGTGCGCATTGTTCAACCTTCTATCCCGCAAAACATAAAATTGAGTAATACAACACGAGAAGCTATATTTGAAGCTCACATGAGCTTGAGTGCTACACCAACAGCAGATCATAATCCAGAACCTGACTTTATCGTATGGCCTGAAGCGTCTATTCCTTATCTTCTCTACGATAACTCTTCTACTACAATGCGTATCGCTTCTCTTCTAAAACCTAAACAATGGGCTATTATTGGTGCTATACGAGCTGAACATGATTCCCTTAATGCGGAAATGCAATACTTTAATACAATTGCAGTTATTAACAATAAAGGTAATATTTTAAACACTTCTGATAAACTTCACTTAGTTCCTTTTGGTGAATATCTTCCCTATCAAAATTTATTGAAAAAAATTGGTTTACATACCCTTGCTGATAATATAGGTGGATATAGTGCTGCAAACGTGCGCAAAATTGTTACAATGCCAAACGGATTTTCTTACCTCCCGCTGATTTGTTATGAAGTAATATTTCCCAATGAATTGACTTTTAAAGGCTCCCCTTTTCAAGCAATCATTAATGTTACAAATGATGCATGGTTCGGTGTAACACCTGGTCCATATCAACATCTTCAACAAGCACAGCTTCGTGCCGTTGAACTGGGAATCCCTCTCATACGAGCAGCCAATAATGGAATATCGGCTGTTATTGATTCTTATGGACGAATCGTAGTAGCTCTCCAGCAAAATGCTGTTGGCATTATTGATTCACCAATTCCATCGCCCATTACCCCTATAGGAAGCAATGAATATAGAATATTCTCTACTTTCATCTTATTCATTCTTATGCTATTGTGCTGTATCGGTTTTGGTTCTACAAAACATCCTGAGTGA
- a CDS encoding hemolysin family protein, with translation MANKINAPNNQQISLNTEEHPSQQANHTEKYSLMNHLFSFLRGRNSTSLRDDLKVALTADNEKDTALFSPEERTMLHNILRLREARVDDVMIPRSEIKALEINTPLGEALKCFAKIGHSRVPVYAETLDDPRGMIHIRDILNYMTFFIINSTQTKKKSDLLQLNHTHLHTPIGELDLVRSVLFVPSSMLASKLLTRMQTTRTQMALVIDEYGGTDGLVSMEDIVELVVGDIEDEHDNVDNAIVREPNNKWLVDAKTELEDVKKALGPDFIVGEYGDEVDTIGGLIVSILDRIPAKGEVVEAVPGYRFRILEADKRRIKRLRIFRTSENENFESHAIPEK, from the coding sequence ATGGCAAACAAAATAAATGCCCCCAATAACCAACAAATATCTCTTAATACTGAAGAACACCCTTCTCAACAAGCGAATCATACGGAAAAATACTCCCTGATGAATCATTTATTTTCGTTTTTACGTGGCCGTAATTCCACATCACTGCGCGATGATCTTAAAGTTGCACTTACTGCTGATAATGAAAAAGACACAGCCCTCTTCTCACCTGAAGAACGCACTATGCTGCATAATATCTTACGCTTGAGAGAAGCACGTGTTGATGATGTTATGATTCCACGTTCTGAAATAAAGGCATTGGAAATAAACACTCCACTTGGAGAAGCTCTTAAATGTTTTGCAAAAATTGGCCATTCTCGTGTACCTGTTTATGCTGAAACTTTAGATGATCCACGGGGAATGATCCATATTCGTGATATCCTTAATTATATGACTTTCTTTATCATCAACTCAACTCAAACCAAGAAGAAATCTGATTTGCTTCAGTTAAATCATACGCATTTGCACACCCCTATTGGTGAATTGGATTTGGTTCGATCAGTTCTCTTTGTTCCTAGTTCTATGTTGGCAAGCAAATTATTAACACGTATGCAAACCACAAGAACACAAATGGCTTTGGTTATTGATGAATATGGAGGTACAGATGGTTTAGTTTCAATGGAAGATATTGTCGAATTAGTTGTTGGTGATATCGAAGATGAACATGATAATGTCGACAATGCTATCGTGCGCGAACCCAATAATAAATGGCTTGTTGACGCAAAAACTGAACTAGAGGATGTAAAAAAAGCTCTCGGTCCTGATTTTATTGTCGGGGAATATGGTGATGAAGTTGATACTATTGGTGGTTTGATTGTTTCCATTCTTGATCGAATTCCTGCAAAAGGTGAAGTTGTTGAAGCTGTACCTGGTTATCGATTTCGTATTTTGGAAGCTGATAAACGCAGAATTAAGCGGTTACGCATTTTTCGCACTTCAGAAAATGAGAATTTTGAGAGCCATGCTATCCCTGAAAAATAG